The proteins below are encoded in one region of Equus przewalskii isolate Varuska chromosome 1, EquPr2, whole genome shotgun sequence:
- the HEXA gene encoding beta-hexosaminidase subunit alpha isoform X2, whose product MRKKQHTLEINSLVIHVATPGCDQLPSLESAENYTLTINDEQNFLFSETVWGALRGLETFSQLVWRSPEGTFFINKTEIEDFPRFPHRGLLLDTSRHYLPLSSILNTLDVMAYSKFNVFHWHMVDDPSFPYESFTFPELTRKGSYNPATHIYTAQDVKEVIEYARLRGIRVLVEFDTPGHTQSWGPGAPGLLTPCYSGSQPSGTFGPVNPILNSTYEFMSTFFLEVSSVFPDFYLHLGGDEVDFSCWKSNPDIQDFMKKKGFGNDFKKLESFYIQTLLDIVSAYGKGYVVWQEVFDNKVKVRPDTIIQVWREEAPVSYMKELELVTNASFRALLSAPWYLNHITYGPDWEKVYMVEPLAFDGTPEQKALVIGGEACMWGEYVDSTNLVPRLWPRAGAVAERLWSSKLVTNLDFASKRLADFRCELLRRGIQAQPLNVGYCEQEFEET is encoded by the exons atgcgca AAAAACAGCATACATTGGAGATTAATTCGTTGGTTATCCATGTGGCCACTCCTGGGTGTGACCAACTTCCTTCTTTGGAGTCAGCAGAGAATT ACACTCTAACCATAAACGATGAgcagaatttcctcttctctgagaCTGTCTGGGGAGCTCTCCGAG GCCTGGAGACTTTCAGCCAGCTCGTATGGAGATCTCCTGAGGGCACG TTCTTTATCAACAAGACGGAGATTGAGGACTTTCCCCGCTTCCCTCACCGGGGCTTGTTGTTGGATACATCTCGCCACTACCTGCCACTGTCTAGCATCCTGAACACTCTG GATGTCATGGCATACAGTAAATTCAACGTTTTCCACTGGCATATGGTCGATGACCCTTCCTTCCCATATGAAAGCTTCACTTTTCCAGAGCTCACCAGAAAG GGGTCCTACAACCCTGCCACCCACATCTACACAGCACAGGATGTGAAGGAGGTGATTGAATATGCACGGCTTCGGGGTATCCGTGTGTTGGTAGAGTTTGACACTCCTGGCCACACTCAGTCCTGGGGACCAG GTGCCCCCGGATTGTTGACTCCTTGCTACTCTGGGTCTCAGCCCTCTGGCACCTTTGGACCAGTGAATCCCATTCTCAACAGTACCTATGAGTTCATGAGCACGTTCTTCTTGGAGGTCAGCTCTGTCTTCCCAGATTTTTATCTTCATCTTGGAGGAGATGAGGTTGATTTCTCCTGCTG GAAGTCGAACCCAGACATCCAGGACTTTATGAAGAAGAAGGGCTTTGGTAATGACTTCAAGAAGCTGGAATCCTTCTACATCCAGac GCTGCTGGACATTGTCTCTGCCTATGGCAAGGGCTATGTGGTGTGGCAGGAGGTGTTTGATAATAAAGTAAAG GTTCGTCCAGACACAATCATCCAGGTATGGCGAGAAGAGGCACCAGTAAGCTATATGAAGGAGCTGGAACTGGTCACCAATGCCAGCTTCCgggccctgctctctgccccctGGTACCTGAACCACATCACTTATGGCCCTGACTGGGAGAAGGTCTACATGGTGGAGCCTCTGGCATTTGACG GTACCCCTGAGCAGAAGGCTCTGGTGATTGGTGGAGAGGCCTGTATGTGGGGGGAGTATGTGGACAGCACAAACCTGGTCCCCAGGCTCTG gcccagagcaggggctgTTGCCGAGAGGCTGTGGAGCAGCAAGTTGGTGACAAATCTGGACTTTGCCTCTAAACGTTTGGCAGACTTCCGCTGTGAGCTGCTGAG GCGAGGCatccaggcccagcccctcaaTGTAGGCTACTGTGAACAGGAGTTTGAAGAGACCTGA
- the HEXA gene encoding beta-hexosaminidase subunit alpha isoform X3: MSRISSSLRLSGELSEDVMAYSKFNVFHWHMVDDPSFPYESFTFPELTRKGSYNPATHIYTAQDVKEVIEYARLRGIRVLVEFDTPGHTQSWGPGAPGLLTPCYSGSQPSGTFGPVNPILNSTYEFMSTFFLEVSSVFPDFYLHLGGDEVDFSCWKSNPDIQDFMKKKGFGNDFKKLESFYIQTLLDIVSAYGKGYVVWQEVFDNKVKVRPDTIIQVWREEAPVSYMKELELVTNASFRALLSAPWYLNHITYGPDWEKVYMVEPLAFDGTPEQKALVIGGEACMWGEYVDSTNLVPRLWPRAGAVAERLWSSKLVTNLDFASKRLADFRCELLRRGIQAQPLNVGYCEQEFEET; the protein is encoded by the exons ATGAgcagaatttcctcttctctgagaCTGTCTGGGGAGCTCTCCGAG GATGTCATGGCATACAGTAAATTCAACGTTTTCCACTGGCATATGGTCGATGACCCTTCCTTCCCATATGAAAGCTTCACTTTTCCAGAGCTCACCAGAAAG GGGTCCTACAACCCTGCCACCCACATCTACACAGCACAGGATGTGAAGGAGGTGATTGAATATGCACGGCTTCGGGGTATCCGTGTGTTGGTAGAGTTTGACACTCCTGGCCACACTCAGTCCTGGGGACCAG GTGCCCCCGGATTGTTGACTCCTTGCTACTCTGGGTCTCAGCCCTCTGGCACCTTTGGACCAGTGAATCCCATTCTCAACAGTACCTATGAGTTCATGAGCACGTTCTTCTTGGAGGTCAGCTCTGTCTTCCCAGATTTTTATCTTCATCTTGGAGGAGATGAGGTTGATTTCTCCTGCTG GAAGTCGAACCCAGACATCCAGGACTTTATGAAGAAGAAGGGCTTTGGTAATGACTTCAAGAAGCTGGAATCCTTCTACATCCAGac GCTGCTGGACATTGTCTCTGCCTATGGCAAGGGCTATGTGGTGTGGCAGGAGGTGTTTGATAATAAAGTAAAG GTTCGTCCAGACACAATCATCCAGGTATGGCGAGAAGAGGCACCAGTAAGCTATATGAAGGAGCTGGAACTGGTCACCAATGCCAGCTTCCgggccctgctctctgccccctGGTACCTGAACCACATCACTTATGGCCCTGACTGGGAGAAGGTCTACATGGTGGAGCCTCTGGCATTTGACG GTACCCCTGAGCAGAAGGCTCTGGTGATTGGTGGAGAGGCCTGTATGTGGGGGGAGTATGTGGACAGCACAAACCTGGTCCCCAGGCTCTG gcccagagcaggggctgTTGCCGAGAGGCTGTGGAGCAGCAAGTTGGTGACAAATCTGGACTTTGCCTCTAAACGTTTGGCAGACTTCCGCTGTGAGCTGCTGAG GCGAGGCatccaggcccagcccctcaaTGTAGGCTACTGTGAACAGGAGTTTGAAGAGACCTGA
- the HEXA gene encoding beta-hexosaminidase subunit alpha isoform X4, translated as MAYSKFNVFHWHMVDDPSFPYESFTFPELTRKGSYNPATHIYTAQDVKEVIEYARLRGIRVLVEFDTPGHTQSWGPGAPGLLTPCYSGSQPSGTFGPVNPILNSTYEFMSTFFLEVSSVFPDFYLHLGGDEVDFSCWKSNPDIQDFMKKKGFGNDFKKLESFYIQTLLDIVSAYGKGYVVWQEVFDNKVKVRPDTIIQVWREEAPVSYMKELELVTNASFRALLSAPWYLNHITYGPDWEKVYMVEPLAFDGTPEQKALVIGGEACMWGEYVDSTNLVPRLWPRAGAVAERLWSSKLVTNLDFASKRLADFRCELLRRGIQAQPLNVGYCEQEFEET; from the exons ATGGCATACAGTAAATTCAACGTTTTCCACTGGCATATGGTCGATGACCCTTCCTTCCCATATGAAAGCTTCACTTTTCCAGAGCTCACCAGAAAG GGGTCCTACAACCCTGCCACCCACATCTACACAGCACAGGATGTGAAGGAGGTGATTGAATATGCACGGCTTCGGGGTATCCGTGTGTTGGTAGAGTTTGACACTCCTGGCCACACTCAGTCCTGGGGACCAG GTGCCCCCGGATTGTTGACTCCTTGCTACTCTGGGTCTCAGCCCTCTGGCACCTTTGGACCAGTGAATCCCATTCTCAACAGTACCTATGAGTTCATGAGCACGTTCTTCTTGGAGGTCAGCTCTGTCTTCCCAGATTTTTATCTTCATCTTGGAGGAGATGAGGTTGATTTCTCCTGCTG GAAGTCGAACCCAGACATCCAGGACTTTATGAAGAAGAAGGGCTTTGGTAATGACTTCAAGAAGCTGGAATCCTTCTACATCCAGac GCTGCTGGACATTGTCTCTGCCTATGGCAAGGGCTATGTGGTGTGGCAGGAGGTGTTTGATAATAAAGTAAAG GTTCGTCCAGACACAATCATCCAGGTATGGCGAGAAGAGGCACCAGTAAGCTATATGAAGGAGCTGGAACTGGTCACCAATGCCAGCTTCCgggccctgctctctgccccctGGTACCTGAACCACATCACTTATGGCCCTGACTGGGAGAAGGTCTACATGGTGGAGCCTCTGGCATTTGACG GTACCCCTGAGCAGAAGGCTCTGGTGATTGGTGGAGAGGCCTGTATGTGGGGGGAGTATGTGGACAGCACAAACCTGGTCCCCAGGCTCTG gcccagagcaggggctgTTGCCGAGAGGCTGTGGAGCAGCAAGTTGGTGACAAATCTGGACTTTGCCTCTAAACGTTTGGCAGACTTCCGCTGTGAGCTGCTGAG GCGAGGCatccaggcccagcccctcaaTGTAGGCTACTGTGAACAGGAGTTTGAAGAGACCTGA